The following proteins come from a genomic window of Candidatus Francisella endociliophora:
- a CDS encoding phosphoethanolamine transferase: protein MIKKIFPKQIGVYKVTVILSVLFGYIYNIPLIVKFFEDIGQDSTYSIWFIVSCFAVCFLAFFLLFNLINFRYIFKPLMVILIAIGAIVFYAEMFLGITFTYGVVESIFDTNTHEALSYFSIGSVVSFIFFGVLPIGMLLRVKIIYPKFSKGLLIRIVNITGTLILVVIILITNVKTIFPFFRNHNELGDYPNPIIYVGITSAIIAEKFIPPLPYQPIGDGAKEVKKADKPNLLVFVLGETARMQNYEYDGYDRGTNPYTKNLGVISLPGVASCGTYTALSVPCMLSNMSRVDYNAREAAARDNVMDIMKKAGLDVTWYNNNGYDCRYIGVCKRIENIYINTDDCKGSNAGGFCYDSVLVKELKENLAKNDDGKSKVIVLHVVGSHGPTYYQRYPDDFKKFTPTCDQGDINACNRKELVNTYDNTIRYTDYILSQVIDTLKTDKIANEYDSAMVYISDHGESLGEDGLYLHAAPYGIAPLYQKRVPWIMWFSPSFLKDNQLNKACLVKESKNKGVYSQDNVFDSFLGLMNIKTKAYSPKLDIFANCRSEK, encoded by the coding sequence GTGATTAAAAAAATATTTCCTAAGCAAATAGGGGTTTATAAAGTAACTGTTATTTTAAGCGTCTTATTTGGGTATATTTATAACATTCCATTGATTGTAAAGTTTTTTGAAGATATCGGGCAAGATAGTACATATAGTATATGGTTTATAGTTAGTTGTTTTGCAGTATGTTTTTTAGCTTTCTTTTTACTATTTAATCTTATTAACTTCCGCTATATTTTTAAGCCTTTGATGGTTATTTTGATAGCTATTGGTGCGATAGTTTTTTATGCTGAGATGTTCCTGGGAATCACATTTACCTATGGAGTAGTTGAAAGTATATTTGATACAAATACTCATGAGGCGTTATCCTATTTTTCAATAGGAAGTGTTGTAAGCTTTATTTTTTTTGGTGTATTACCCATTGGAATGTTACTTAGGGTGAAAATTATTTACCCTAAATTTAGTAAGGGTCTATTAATCAGAATAGTAAATATTACAGGTACTTTGATTCTTGTAGTTATTATTTTGATTACAAATGTAAAAACAATATTCCCATTCTTTAGAAATCATAATGAGTTAGGTGATTATCCTAATCCAATAATCTATGTTGGAATAACATCTGCGATTATAGCTGAGAAGTTTATTCCTCCGTTACCTTATCAGCCAATAGGTGATGGTGCTAAAGAGGTAAAAAAAGCAGATAAACCAAATCTCTTAGTGTTCGTGCTTGGTGAAACAGCTAGAATGCAAAACTATGAATATGATGGTTATGATAGAGGTACAAATCCATATACTAAGAATTTAGGTGTCATATCTTTGCCAGGTGTCGCATCATGCGGAACATATACAGCATTATCAGTACCTTGTATGTTATCAAATATGTCACGAGTTGATTATAATGCTAGAGAAGCTGCTGCAAGAGATAATGTCATGGATATTATGAAAAAAGCAGGGCTGGATGTTACATGGTATAACAATAATGGTTATGACTGTAGATATATAGGTGTATGTAAACGCATCGAAAATATATATATAAATACTGATGATTGTAAAGGTAGTAATGCAGGAGGTTTCTGCTATGATTCAGTGCTGGTCAAAGAATTAAAAGAAAATTTAGCAAAGAATGATGATGGTAAGAGTAAAGTTATTGTTCTTCATGTAGTAGGGAGTCATGGCCCTACTTACTATCAAAGGTATCCTGATGATTTCAAAAAGTTCACACCTACATGTGATCAGGGCGATATTAATGCATGTAATAGAAAAGAGTTAGTAAATACTTATGATAATACAATTAGATATACAGACTATATACTCTCCCAGGTTATTGATACTTTAAAAACTGATAAGATAGCAAATGAGTATGATAGTGCGATGGTTTATATCTCTGATCATGGTGAGTCTCTTGGTGAAGATGGTCTATATTTACATGCAGCTCCGTATGGTATAGCTCCTTTATATCAAAAGAGAGTACCTTGGATAATGTGGTTTTCACCTAGCTTTTTAAAAGACAATCAGCTTAATAAAGCATGTCTTGTAAAAGAATCTAAAAATAAAGGTGTATACTCACAAGATAATGTATTTGATTCTTTCTTAGGGCTTATGAATATTAAAACTAAGGCATATAGTCCTAAATTAGATATATTTGCAAACTGTAGAAGTGAGAAATAA
- a CDS encoding diacylglycerol kinase, translating to MLNKPKYTLFKNTSYALSGLVDILKTEKSLRLQILLFVILTIIVWSLPLTLISKFVLQAVSFLPIYSEIVNSAIERVVDLVTTDYHILAKKAKDVGATLVFISFSIEFVVWVITLYMNFFS from the coding sequence ATGCTTAATAAGCCTAAGTACACTTTATTTAAAAATACTAGTTATGCTCTTAGTGGTTTAGTTGATATTTTAAAAACAGAAAAATCTCTCAGACTACAAATATTGCTATTTGTGATTTTGACAATAATAGTTTGGTCGTTGCCATTAACTCTAATATCAAAATTTGTGCTTCAGGCAGTATCATTTCTGCCAATATATTCAGAGATAGTTAATAGTGCTATTGAGAGAGTAGTTGATCTTGTTACAACTGATTATCATATTTTAGCCAAAAAAGCCAAAGATGTGGGCGCAACCCTTGTTTTTATATCTTTTTCTATTGAGTTCGTAGTATGGGTTATTACTTTGTATATGAATTTTTTTTCTTAA
- a CDS encoding inorganic phosphate transporter yields the protein MITSVLIAIIIVALFFEFTNGFHDAANVVATPIATKSLTPYQAIGLAAFFNFLGAFFGTAVAATISKGLVDTSVVTDIVLISALLGAISWNFFTWSFGIPSSSSHALIGSLVGAVIIGSSYQDVNYMTVVNKVLIPMVSSPVIAFFVALIICIALLNIFMRYFRVRTTNKYIREMQVLSTSLLSFSHGSNDAQKTMSIITLALLSAGLVQTTQVPDWVIILCGTAMGLGTLSGGKKIIKTLSAKLSKLEPVNAVSAELSSGILVLGASHIGLPVSTTQVASGSIMGAGYADAGVNWKVVKKMATAWILTIPACIIVTCIIYTILYNLFGNF from the coding sequence ATGATTACATCAGTACTTATAGCTATTATTATTGTAGCTTTGTTTTTTGAATTTACCAATGGTTTCCATGATGCTGCAAATGTGGTGGCAACGCCGATAGCAACAAAATCTTTAACACCATATCAAGCAATAGGGCTAGCAGCATTTTTTAACTTTTTGGGAGCATTTTTTGGAACAGCTGTTGCTGCAACAATCTCAAAAGGTCTTGTTGATACTAGTGTTGTTACAGATATCGTTTTAATTTCAGCATTGTTAGGGGCTATTAGTTGGAACTTCTTTACTTGGAGTTTTGGGATTCCTTCAAGTTCTTCACATGCTTTAATTGGTTCACTTGTTGGAGCTGTGATTATTGGCTCAAGCTATCAGGATGTTAATTATATGACGGTAGTAAATAAAGTTTTAATACCTATGGTTAGTTCACCTGTTATAGCATTTTTTGTTGCTTTGATAATATGTATTGCTTTACTGAATATATTTATGAGGTATTTTAGAGTTAGAACAACTAATAAATATATTAGAGAGATGCAGGTTTTATCTACAAGTTTATTATCTTTCTCACACGGTTCTAATGATGCTCAAAAAACCATGTCTATAATTACACTAGCTCTTTTAAGTGCTGGCCTTGTACAAACTACACAAGTGCCTGATTGGGTTATTATATTATGTGGTACAGCAATGGGTCTTGGGACTCTATCAGGTGGTAAAAAGATTATTAAAACCCTAAGTGCTAAGTTATCAAAACTTGAGCCCGTAAACGCAGTCTCAGCAGAATTAAGTTCAGGAATATTAGTGTTAGGAGCTTCACATATAGGTTTACCTGTTAGTACAACCCAAGTTGCGTCAGGATCTATTATGGGTGCTGGATATGCAGATGCTGGAGTTAACTGGAAAGTAGTTAAAAAAATGGCAACAGCTTGGATTTTGACGATTCCAGCATGCATTATTGTTACATGTATTATTTATACTATTTTATATAACTTATTTGGGAATTTTTAA
- a CDS encoding cytochrome b: protein MQTKINRIMAYIHWATVILIFLAFISIEFRSSFGKHTLFHDVMKTSHLYIGFLVLFLTIIRLVLRKFIVFPIIGQRLFYNSFRSFLARSVHVFLYLWLILMSVLGWAIISAKGTYIIPFGLPTMLDVMPRANVIGIKELHETFAYVGLGVIFGHAVVAIIENYLLRSKS from the coding sequence ATGCAAACCAAAATAAATAGAATCATGGCTTATATACACTGGGCAACAGTTATACTTATATTTCTAGCATTTATCTCAATAGAATTTAGAAGTTCATTTGGCAAACATACTTTATTCCATGATGTAATGAAAACATCTCATTTATACATTGGCTTTCTTGTTTTATTCTTGACGATAATAAGATTGGTGTTGAGAAAGTTTATAGTTTTTCCTATTATTGGTCAGAGACTTTTTTATAATAGCTTTAGATCGTTCTTAGCAAGAAGTGTTCATGTGTTTTTATATTTATGGTTAATTTTGATGTCTGTGTTGGGCTGGGCTATTATTAGTGCAAAGGGCACATATATTATACCTTTTGGCTTACCGACAATGCTTGATGTAATGCCAAGAGCAAATGTTATTGGAATAAAAGAGCTACACGAAACTTTCGCCTACGTAGGCTTAGGTGTGATTTTTGGGCATGCGGTAGTAGCTATAATTGAGAATTATTTACTGAGATCAAAGAGTTAG
- a CDS encoding LysR family transcriptional regulator, which yields MNVINKDIIEATRYFLKIVELGSYSSVKKFYNVELNTIKNKVEALETYLDIKLLRNIQNRISPTSDGMKYFHSCNKIFKDMENTITNVKRSGFRQRQSIKVLGSPLFIKVIIDLALPQIQQINEDSFNFALDSYQIDNLNGSQYQFDSYSVIQIFNKHLEFLDLDDWIVCSSVDAVKIPAYLYAHKDIAENLHNNPEEILNTSLVFNRYDFTLGITEFKNKNKIYKFNLDNVKYTVDNEIQKANLLKSEKVVSFMPQFYYDAVLKESDVVEKIEGVEIDYPLEPHLILVYKHSKYKNELLNIVRTGLKKIQQQYE from the coding sequence ATGAATGTAATTAATAAAGATATTATCGAAGCAACTCGCTACTTCTTAAAGATAGTTGAACTTGGCTCATATAGTTCTGTAAAAAAATTTTACAACGTTGAGCTAAACACTATAAAAAATAAAGTAGAAGCCCTTGAAACATATCTAGATATAAAACTTCTCAGAAATATACAAAATCGTATTTCTCCAACTAGCGATGGTATGAAATATTTCCATTCTTGTAATAAAATTTTCAAGGATATGGAAAACACTATCACAAACGTTAAACGTAGTGGTTTTAGACAAAGACAGTCAATTAAAGTTCTTGGTTCCCCATTATTTATTAAGGTGATTATTGATCTAGCTTTACCGCAAATACAACAAATTAATGAAGATTCTTTTAACTTTGCGTTAGATAGTTACCAAATAGATAATCTAAATGGTAGCCAGTATCAGTTTGATTCCTATAGTGTGATACAGATATTTAATAAACATCTTGAATTTTTAGACCTTGATGATTGGATTGTTTGCTCATCAGTAGATGCAGTGAAGATACCAGCATACCTATATGCTCACAAAGATATTGCTGAAAATTTGCATAATAACCCAGAAGAAATATTAAACACCTCTCTTGTATTTAATAGATATGATTTTACCCTAGGAATCACTGAGTTTAAAAATAAGAATAAGATTTATAAATTTAACCTAGATAATGTTAAATACACTGTTGACAATGAGATACAAAAGGCAAATTTACTTAAAAGTGAAAAGGTTGTCAGCTTTATGCCACAGTTCTACTATGATGCTGTATTAAAAGAATCCGATGTTGTTGAGAAAATAGAAGGAGTTGAAATAGATTACCCTCTAGAACCTCATCTAATACTTGTTTATAAGCACTCTAAATATAAAAATGAGCTACTAAATATTGTTAGAACTGGGCTTAAAAAAATACAACAGCAATATGAATAA
- a CDS encoding nitroreductase, giving the protein MQTLDAIKTRKCVREFLDKEIPDEVLKELFEAAKWTPSSKNTQPWKVAVVSGQKKKSLMNKLLAACDNREKPRMEYDYDNEAPLDGELKERAVKCGHDLYTALGIDREDKQRRIGQWKKNYVSFNSPTAIFVFKHPDTGISGYMDCGMLIQSIMLAALDLGLTTCPQASLGHYPDIVKKELTGFNDYTLLCGIAIGYEDTAADVNNYRTKREAVENIVKFF; this is encoded by the coding sequence ATGCAAACATTGGATGCTATCAAAACTCGTAAATGTGTTAGGGAGTTTTTGGATAAAGAAATTCCTGATGAGGTGTTAAAAGAGCTGTTTGAAGCTGCCAAATGGACTCCTTCAAGTAAAAATACTCAACCTTGGAAGGTTGCTGTCGTTAGCGGTCAAAAGAAAAAAAGTTTAATGAATAAACTCTTAGCCGCTTGTGACAATCGTGAAAAGCCAAGAATGGAATACGATTATGATAATGAAGCTCCTCTAGATGGTGAACTAAAAGAAAGAGCCGTCAAATGTGGCCATGACCTTTACACAGCATTAGGAATTGATAGAGAAGACAAACAAAGACGTATTGGTCAATGGAAAAAGAACTATGTATCTTTTAATTCTCCAACAGCAATATTTGTCTTTAAACACCCAGATACTGGTATTAGTGGCTATATGGATTGTGGCATGCTTATACAATCAATCATGCTTGCCGCTCTTGATTTAGGTTTAACTACTTGTCCACAAGCATCTCTTGGCCACTATCCTGATATTGTCAAAAAAGAGTTAACAGGATTTAATGACTATACTCTACTATGTGGCATTGCTATTGGTTATGAAGACACAGCTGCAGATGTAAATAACTATAGAACAAAAAGAGAAGCCGTAGAAAACATAGTTAAATTCTTTTAA
- the fumC gene encoding class II fumarate hydratase, producing the protein MRVETDSMGQISVPNDKYWGAQTQRSLKYFSIGNDKMPLEVVKAMAIVKKASAITNCNLGILSQEKRDLIIKVADEILVGKLDQHFPLHVWMTGSGTQLNMNVNEVIANKASEISGYALGSKKPLHPNDDVNKSQSSNDSFPTAMNIASAIAVTEKLIPAAKYMKKHLYDKTVAWQDITKIGRTHMQDAVPMRLGDEFGGYAAMLEKNIIRIEYALHDVYELALGGTAIGTGINAPKGFAEDVAKNIAEITGLPFVTADNKYEVQGSHDALVALMATIKVLANSLFKIANDLRILSCGPRAGLFELILPENEPGSSIMPGKVNPTQCEAMTMVAAQVMGFDVAVSMAGSGGLLEMNVYKPLMIFNIIQSVSMLSDSMKNFSDYLLAGMQPNKKRIDEFVHNSLMLVTALTPTIGYDNASKLAHYAYDKDISLKEANTKLKFLPSEKFDEIIQKLLK; encoded by the coding sequence ATGCGAGTAGAGACTGATAGCATGGGGCAAATAAGTGTTCCAAATGATAAGTATTGGGGAGCACAAACTCAAAGATCCCTGAAATATTTCTCTATTGGTAATGATAAAATGCCATTAGAAGTTGTTAAGGCAATGGCAATTGTTAAAAAAGCTTCAGCAATAACCAATTGTAACTTAGGTATTTTATCTCAAGAAAAAAGAGATCTAATAATCAAAGTTGCTGATGAAATATTAGTAGGTAAGCTAGATCAGCATTTTCCTTTGCATGTGTGGATGACTGGTAGTGGTACTCAATTAAATATGAATGTAAATGAGGTTATAGCAAATAAAGCGAGTGAAATATCTGGATATGCTTTAGGTTCAAAGAAACCTCTTCATCCAAATGATGATGTTAACAAATCTCAATCATCTAATGATAGTTTCCCAACAGCTATGAATATTGCGTCAGCAATAGCTGTAACAGAAAAGTTAATTCCTGCAGCTAAATATATGAAAAAGCATTTATATGATAAAACAGTAGCTTGGCAAGATATAACAAAAATTGGTAGAACGCATATGCAAGATGCTGTTCCTATGAGGTTAGGAGATGAGTTTGGTGGCTATGCTGCAATGCTTGAAAAAAATATCATACGTATAGAGTATGCATTGCATGATGTTTACGAGCTTGCTCTTGGTGGTACTGCGATTGGTACAGGCATAAATGCACCCAAAGGTTTTGCTGAGGATGTGGCAAAGAATATTGCAGAAATTACAGGACTTCCTTTTGTGACAGCTGATAATAAGTATGAGGTGCAAGGCTCTCATGATGCTTTAGTAGCTTTGATGGCTACTATTAAGGTTTTAGCAAATTCTTTATTTAAGATTGCCAATGATCTTCGCATTCTTAGTTGCGGTCCAAGAGCTGGCTTATTTGAATTAATATTACCTGAGAATGAGCCAGGGTCATCTATTATGCCTGGTAAGGTTAATCCTACTCAATGTGAAGCTATGACTATGGTAGCAGCACAAGTCATGGGGTTTGATGTTGCCGTGTCAATGGCTGGATCAGGAGGGCTGCTTGAAATGAATGTGTATAAGCCTTTGATGATTTTTAATATTATCCAGTCGGTAAGTATGTTATCTGATAGCATGAAAAATTTCTCAGATTATTTACTTGCAGGTATGCAGCCAAATAAAAAAAGAATCGATGAGTTTGTGCATAATTCATTAATGCTTGTAACGGCACTAACACCGACAATTGGTTATGATAATGCTTCAAAATTAGCACACTATGCTTATGATAAAGACATATCTTTGAAGGAAGCTAATACTAAATTAAAATTTTTACCCTCAGAAAAGTTTGATGAAATTATACAAAAGCTATTGAAGTAA
- a CDS encoding YoaK family protein, translating into MFTKKMAFTYFVTVILIFNTGWIDSVVLYNSFGASVAVMSGNLRILGHSMAGADWVFMYKVAILVFGFVVGAAVNGVLMKTDAYVISEDHTKTLVLQSAVMLTGTLLIDIFSNHRIIDDLFLAVAMGMQNSFTTIFFGGFARTTHMTGTTTDLGIEIGRVLRGDKSNVWKIPFFATCMTMFVIGNAAGVVWVNISGHNYTLMLFPSVVLPIFVGIVILLTYNMKVKNHRI; encoded by the coding sequence GTGTTTACGAAAAAAATGGCTTTTACCTATTTTGTTACAGTTATATTGATATTTAACACTGGCTGGATTGATAGCGTAGTTTTGTATAATTCTTTTGGTGCCAGTGTGGCGGTAATGTCTGGGAACTTAAGAATTTTAGGCCATAGCATGGCAGGTGCTGATTGGGTGTTTATGTACAAAGTTGCGATTCTGGTCTTTGGATTCGTTGTGGGAGCTGCTGTGAATGGCGTTCTTATGAAAACGGATGCTTATGTAATCTCAGAAGACCATACTAAAACATTAGTGCTACAAAGTGCTGTAATGCTTACAGGTACATTATTAATAGATATTTTTAGTAATCACCGTATTATTGATGATTTATTTCTAGCAGTTGCAATGGGTATGCAAAACAGCTTTACAACTATTTTTTTTGGAGGCTTTGCACGTACTACTCATATGACAGGGACTACTACAGACTTAGGTATTGAGATAGGAAGGGTTCTTCGTGGTGATAAATCAAATGTTTGGAAGATACCTTTTTTTGCAACTTGTATGACAATGTTTGTGATAGGAAATGCCGCAGGTGTAGTTTGGGTTAATATTTCCGGACATAACTATACTTTGATGTTGTTCCCTTCAGTTGTTCTACCAATTTTTGTTGGAATTGTTATTTTGTTAACTTACAATATGAAAGTCAAAAACCATAGAATTTAG
- a CDS encoding amino acid permease, which produces MILSRKFGAAMIISGTCIGAGMLAIPATVASCGFFIGSILIICIWALMTFTALVLAEVNLKMQDGANFIEMTSKTLGPIGVGIVWVCYILLLYSLVAAYTVGGGSLISTTLGNIGVDLSEKVTGVIFILILGIFIYISTRIVDHVNKVMLTGKLLAFFLLIVVLIPHISTNHLGYQIKNSNFIWAAFPILLTSFGFHHIIPTLRTYVGSNRKSLRQAIIVGSTIPLVIYLLWIFATLGSLPVATPTGILGKQSGEITSVIISHFHGSSGYISTISFLFGFFALATSFLGVALGLFDFNRSTYKISKNLHKHKILAFIITFLPAYIYAIVYPDGFKTALGYASIFVAVLQVALPVLMLWVINYRKDKALLSTSVLTVIIVAVAIFIIILQILSSFNLLPMLN; this is translated from the coding sequence ATGATTTTATCTAGAAAATTTGGCGCCGCAATGATTATATCTGGCACATGTATCGGTGCTGGTATGCTTGCAATACCTGCTACTGTTGCCAGTTGTGGCTTTTTTATAGGTTCTATACTCATCATTTGTATCTGGGCTTTGATGACTTTTACAGCTTTGGTACTAGCTGAAGTAAATTTAAAGATGCAAGATGGTGCAAACTTTATAGAGATGACTAGCAAAACATTAGGTCCCATAGGTGTTGGTATCGTTTGGGTTTGCTACATACTACTTCTATACTCTCTTGTCGCGGCATATACTGTTGGAGGGGGCTCATTAATATCTACCACCTTAGGCAATATAGGAGTTGATTTATCAGAGAAAGTAACTGGTGTGATATTTATATTAATCTTAGGTATATTCATATATATAAGTACAAGAATAGTTGATCATGTTAATAAGGTAATGCTTACAGGCAAACTTCTAGCATTCTTCTTATTAATTGTTGTACTTATCCCACATATATCAACGAACCATCTAGGATATCAAATAAAAAACTCTAATTTTATTTGGGCTGCTTTTCCTATACTTTTAACATCTTTTGGATTTCATCACATCATACCAACACTTAGAACATATGTTGGTTCAAATAGAAAATCTCTTCGCCAAGCCATAATAGTTGGTAGCACAATACCTTTAGTTATATATTTATTATGGATCTTTGCAACCCTAGGCTCTTTACCAGTTGCTACTCCAACTGGGATATTAGGTAAACAATCTGGAGAAATTACATCTGTAATCATTAGTCATTTTCATGGTAGCTCAGGATATATTTCAACAATATCTTTTTTATTTGGTTTTTTTGCTTTAGCAACATCTTTTCTTGGTGTGGCACTTGGTCTATTCGACTTTAACCGTAGTACATATAAAATCTCAAAAAACCTACACAAACATAAGATACTTGCTTTTATCATCACATTTTTACCTGCGTATATTTATGCGATTGTCTACCCAGATGGCTTCAAGACAGCTTTAGGCTATGCAAGTATATTTGTAGCAGTTCTACAAGTTGCACTACCAGTGCTTATGCTTTGGGTTATAAATTACCGCAAGGACAAGGCTCTCTTAAGCACTTCTGTTTTAACAGTGATCATTGTAGCCGTAGCAATATTTATAATAATTTTACAAATTTTAAGCTCTTTTAATTTGCTACCTATGCTGAACTAA
- a CDS encoding YggS family pyridoxal phosphate-dependent enzyme, producing MIDKEFIRNAYEEVAQNIDNKASLLAVSKYQSIEKIKYLASLGQKDFGENYFQELEQKAQELPNLSWHFIGSLQSRKIKHIAKYVDSIQSVEKIEHLEKINKATIQLGKAIDIFLQINIDDDHNKSGFKSTQLDEVIDCINQTKNLEGIKIVGLMCIPAKTSTPQKSFEKMKSFFDEVNSKVSKEYQLEKLSMGMSSDYKLAIRYGSTTVRIGSSLFGQRQS from the coding sequence ATGATAGATAAAGAGTTCATTAGAAATGCATACGAAGAGGTTGCCCAGAATATTGATAATAAGGCTAGCTTACTCGCAGTTAGTAAGTATCAGTCTATTGAAAAAATAAAATATCTAGCAAGCTTAGGGCAAAAGGATTTTGGTGAGAACTATTTTCAGGAATTAGAACAAAAAGCTCAAGAATTACCAAATCTAAGTTGGCATTTTATTGGATCTTTACAATCTCGTAAGATAAAGCATATTGCTAAATATGTTGATTCAATCCAAAGCGTAGAAAAAATTGAACATCTTGAAAAAATTAATAAAGCTACGATTCAACTTGGAAAAGCTATAGATATTTTTTTACAGATAAATATTGATGATGATCATAATAAGTCAGGATTTAAATCAACACAATTGGATGAGGTTATAGATTGTATAAATCAAACAAAGAATCTTGAGGGTATAAAAATTGTTGGGTTAATGTGCATTCCTGCAAAAACAAGCACTCCACAAAAAAGCTTTGAAAAGATGAAGAGTTTTTTTGATGAAGTTAATTCAAAGGTATCAAAAGAATATCAACTAGAAAAACTATCTATGGGAATGAGTTCTGATTATAAATTGGCTATACGGTATGGTAGTACTACGGTAAGAATTGGTAGTAGCCTATTCGGTCAAAGGCAATCATAG
- a CDS encoding LysR family transcriptional regulator: MKLKKIPISQLETFYFLVNNNSFTKAAHELGITKSAISHAIKSLEAELKVDLINRTTRSFELTHEGQLLYSHCLSLQNEIDNIRNLTDSFHAEPSGVLRINTTTFFAEQTLLPIIDKYTKKFPKVRIEINIEERLPSYQQQIDIIFGVNWTPSDDLVARKITNTRYILCASPEYLTSYGTPKNLQDLINHRYIPHTSRDRAIVSTKANTHIKISKPQISADNAFLLKKCALDGLGIIQVHEYIVKEELENGKLVEILSDELLEKQDVFMYYQKNKFVQPKIKEFVAVVLESLNL; encoded by the coding sequence ATGAAATTAAAGAAAATCCCAATTAGCCAACTAGAAACTTTTTATTTTCTAGTGAATAACAATAGCTTCACAAAAGCTGCTCATGAACTAGGTATAACAAAGTCTGCTATTAGCCACGCTATTAAATCTCTAGAGGCTGAACTAAAAGTCGACTTAATTAACAGAACCACTAGATCTTTTGAATTAACTCATGAAGGACAGCTTTTATATAGTCACTGTTTAAGTTTACAAAATGAGATAGATAATATCAGAAATTTAACAGATTCTTTTCATGCGGAACCATCTGGTGTTTTAAGAATAAATACTACAACATTTTTTGCTGAACAAACTTTATTGCCGATAATAGATAAATATACTAAAAAATTTCCGAAAGTTAGAATCGAGATAAATATTGAAGAAAGATTGCCATCATATCAGCAACAAATAGATATAATTTTTGGAGTAAACTGGACACCGTCTGATGACTTAGTAGCAAGAAAAATTACTAATACTCGCTATATATTATGTGCAAGCCCTGAGTACTTAACAAGTTATGGAACTCCCAAAAACCTCCAAGATTTAATCAACCATAGATACATACCTCACACATCTAGAGATAGAGCTATTGTTTCTACAAAAGCAAATACTCATATAAAAATAAGCAAGCCACAGATCAGTGCTGACAATGCTTTCTTATTAAAAAAATGTGCTTTAGATGGATTAGGCATCATACAGGTTCATGAATATATCGTAAAAGAAGAGTTAGAAAATGGAAAATTAGTAGAAATCTTATCTGATGAGCTGCTTGAGAAGCAGGATGTTTTTATGTACTATCAAAAAAACAAGTTTGTCCAACCCAAAATAAAGGAATTTGTTGCGGTAGTTTTAGAAAGTCTAAATCTATAA